In Pantoea cypripedii, the DNA window GCTGAACGAAGCAAAAGCCTCCGGCCAGCTTTCGACGGATACCAAAGCTGCGGTGGATAAAATCGCCACCGAGCACAACGTGCTGAACGAAGCCCTGAAATCTTTGAAGGCTTCCGTTGGCGATCTGGAGCAGCACGTTGCCAGCATGCCACTGAATGCAGCAAAAGACGTTGTCCAGACGGTTGGTCAGCAGCTGGTTTCGGCTGAAGCGATGAAAGATATCCGCTCCAGCATGGAAGGCGGTAAGCGTATCAGCGTCCCGGTGAAAGCCGCATTGACCACCGTCGATGTTCCGGGCCAGATTGTGCCGCCGACCCGCCTGCCTGGCATTGACCAGACGCCGAAACAGCGTCTGTTTATTCGTGACCTGATCGCGCCTGGGCGCACTCAGTCCAACACGATTTACTACGTGAAACAGACCGGTTTCACCAATAACGCCAGCGTTGTGCCGGAAAATACCACCAAGCCGTACAGCGAAATCGCATTTGCGGAAGAAACTACGCCGGTGCGCACCATCGCGCACATGTTCAAAGCATCCAAACAGATTCTGGATGATTTTGCACAGCTCCAGTCAACCGTAGAGGCAGAAATGAATTACGGCCTGAAGTATGTCGAAGAGCAGGAAATTCTGTTCGGTGACGGCACAGGCGCGCATCTGAAAGGGATTATTCCCCAGGCAACTGCCTTTAACCCGGCTTTTGCCGTGGAAAAGCAGAGCGGGATTGATGTATTACGTCTGGCTATGTTGCAGGCACAGCTGGCGCGATTCCCGGCGTCCGGTCACGTCCTGCACTTCACCGACTGGGCGCGTATTGAGCTGACCAAAGATGAGCTGGGCCGTTATATCCTGGCAAATCCGGCGCAACTGACCACGCCTACTCTCTGGGGTCTGCCAGTAGTCGCAACGGAGGCTGCTCAGTTCCTTGGGAAGTTTCTGACCGGCGCATTCAACTCCGGCGCTCAGCTGTTTGACCGCGAAGACGCCAACGTGGTGATTTCCACTGAGAACGCCGACGACTTTGAGAAAAATATGATCTCAATCCGCTGTGAAGAGCGCCTTGCTCTTGCTGTGTATCGTCCTGAGGCGTTCGTATGGGGTGATCTCGTTGCCTCCGGCAGCTAAACGGTAATCAGCGGCCTCCGGGCCGCTGTTTCTTTAACTGGTATCGGTAATGACGATGATTGATTTAAACACGGTTAAAGAGCATTGCCGCATTGATGCAGATTTTGCGGGTGATGATTCACTTCTTGAGATTTATACAGGTGCGGCAAAACGTTACGTTGAAACATGGACACGAAGAAAACTGTATGAAACCAGCAGTGACGAGGGTTTCACGGAAGATGAAGATCATCTTCTGCTGGATGATGACATCAGAATAGCCATGCTGCTGATGATTAGCCACTGGTATGAAAACCGTGAGATCAGTGTTACCGGCACTATTTCTACTCTGCCGCTGGCAGTCGATGTGTTGCTTCAGTCGCACCGGATTTACGGTGTGTAAGGATCGGATATGCGAGCTGGTGGGCTAAGAGACCGCATCACACTGCAAAACTTCATACCTGTGCGCCTGCCATCGGGTCAGGTACAGAGCCAGTGGGTAGATGTGAAAAGTGGAATCTATGCAGAAATTAAGGCTATCAGTGGTCGGGAACTGATGACGGCGGGAGCCGAAAAAGCCGAAGCCACCATTCGTATCTGGATGCGCTACCGGCCTGATGTGGTTTCTTCGTCACGGATTATCTGCGAATCAGGACCCTTTAAAGGTCAAACGCTGGAAATCAGCGGCCCGCCAATTCCTGACGATCAGATGACTCAACTGGAAATTCTCTGTACGCAGGGGGTAAAGACGTGATCGACACGAAACTGGATTTTTCCGGCCTGCTGGATTTGAGCGATGATCTTATGGCGCTCAGCAAAGCCGAAAACCGCAAGGTAATGCGTGATGCCACCCGCGCCGCCGCCACTGTCTTCAAAGATGAGGTGGTGAAGCGTGCGCCGGTCCGGACGGGTAAGCTGAAGAAAAACATTGTCGTGATGACCCAGCGGGACCGTGACGGGAATATTGCTTCCGGTGTCCACATTCGCGGAACCAATCCCCGTACCGGCAACAGCGATAACAGGCTGAAGACCAACGACTCACGCAACGCGTTTTACTGGCGTTTCGTCGAGCTTGGCACCTCAAAACAGCCCGCCGTGCCATTTGTCCGGCCTGCGTATGACGCCAGACAGGAAGAGGCGGCAAAAGTCGCCTTTGCCCGTGCTAACCAGGCGATTGATGAGATTCTGACAAAATGACAGAAGCGCAAATCTATTCTCTCATTGGCGGCCTGGCGGGTGGTCAGGTTTATCCCTATGTGGTGCCGCTTAACCCGCAGGGTGACCCGTCTGTTTCGCCGCCGTGGGCAGTGTTCACTGTAGTGAGTGAAGTCTTTGGCGACACGCTATGCGGACCGGCCGAGGAAACCGGCACACTTCAGGTGGATGTGTACGCGCTGACGACTGACGAGGCGCGGAACATCCGGGAACAAATTGCTGCCGCACTGGCACCGCTGCAATTCACCCAGCTTAACAAAACCAACGGTTATGAAACGGACACCGGTTTATACCGGGCCACGCTGGAGATACAGAGCCAGCAGTAACCAACCCACTCAATAACGACCGGCGAAAGCCGGTTTTTTTATGCCCGGAGAAAAGCATGTCCAGCAAATTTGAAAAAACGCAGGGGATGACCGTTGGCGTGTCATCCGCACCCGTAACGGTGGATGAATTCAACGCCAGCACCTTTCCTGATGCCATTACGTTTCTGGAGGCGCAATGCGCAACCAAAGAAGTCACCTATACGGGCGGTCAGAAAAGTGACATTGACGTGACCACGCTTTGCTCGACTGAGCAGGAGCAGACCAACGGTCTTGCTGCCCCGGCAGAAATGGCGCTGACCCGTAACTGGGTAGGCGATGAGGAAGCCCGGCAGGCATTACAGACAGCTTACGATAACGACGAGCTGCGCGTTCTGAAGGTCGTGTTTGCGTCAGGTAACGGCTATTACGCGCTGATTGAAGTTCGTCAGAGTTCATGGTCTGCCACCACGTCATCTGTGGTTGCCGCCACCTACTCACTGCGCGTGCGTGGTAAGCCGAAACCTATTGTTGTGTCAGGTTCATAAGCGGCTCAGGCCGCTTTTCCCCCATTAACCTTTCCCCATCAGAGATTATGAAATGCCGAAAACCGCACAACCTAAAGTATCACCGCTTTCACTTCGCGCTCTGGCGCTTGCTCCATCGTCAGGGTTTCGCACCAAAGTCATCACCGTACCGGAATGGGACGGCGTGAAGATCATGCTGCGCGAGCCATCCGGTGAAGCCTGGGCGAAATTCCGTGAAATCGTGACCCCGCCCGAACCGGCTGAAGGTCAGGAGCCGCAGAAGCTGACCATGCAGGAAGAGTTCATCCGCAACAAAAAAGCGGATGTCGTGATGTTTATCGATGTCCTGCTGGATGAAGCCGGTAACCGCGTCTTCAGCACTGAAGATGAAGATACTGTTTCAGAAATTTATGGCCCGGTCCATTCCCGCCTGCTGTCTCAGGCGCTGAATCTCGGCATGTCTCAGGAAGTTGCAGAGGCAAAGTAAAAGAGCCGCTGACTTTCTTCCTGATGTCGCTGGCGCTCCGGCTGGGGCGCACCCTCCATGAACTCCGCGAAACCCTGACCGCCAGTGAGCTGAAAATGTGGCTGGCGTTTGATCGCATCAGCCCGATTGGCGACTGGCGCGGGGATATCCAGGCCGCTCAGCTTTCTACCGCCATCCTGAATGCTCAGGGCGGCAAGGCGACGATTTCTGAAATGGTTCTGAAATGGGGAGCGGCAGAAGAAGAGGAAGAAATCAGCGGCCTTGAAGAGTGGATGTCCGGTCTTTAATTCCCGCGCCAGCGGGCTTTTAACGGGTGATACATGGCAACGCTGCGCGAACTGATTATCAAAATTTCCGCGAATTCCAGTTCATTTCAGACGGAAATTGCCCGTGCATCACGTATGGGCGCGGATTATTACAAAACAATGGAGCAGGGCGGCAAAAAGGCCGCTGCTGCTGCACAGAACACCCGGCAGGCTGTAGCCGAACTGAATTCCCAGCTGGCGACCGTCCAGTCAACCGCAACAGGGCTGGCCGGTGTGATGGCGGGCGCGTTCGCGACGCATCAGCTGATTGAGTACGCCGACACCTGGAATCAGCTGAATGGCCGTCTGCGTCTGGCCTCAACCTCTGCGGATGACTATGTCACGTCACAGCGCACGCTGATGGAAATCAGCCAGCGCACGGGCACGTCGCTGGAGGCTAACTCCAACCTTTACAGCCGCATCGCTCAGTCTCTGCGGTCGATGGGGTTTGCATCGTCTGACGTGGCAAAAGTGACGGAGACGGTTGCTACTTCGCTGAAACTCTCCGGTGCCAGTACAGAAGAAGCCAGTTCTGTTATCACCCAGCTGAGTCAGGCATTAGGCTCCGGCGTTCTGCGCGGTGAGGAATTCAACGCCATCATGGAAAACGGCCAGCGCCTGGCGAAACTGCTGGCTGACGGCCTCGGCGTAACGGTCGGTGGCCTCCGTAATATGGCGAATAACGGGGAACTGACGACCAATAAAATTGTGCCGCTGCTGACTAACGTTCAGGTGCTGCGCAAAGAATTTGAAACCC includes these proteins:
- a CDS encoding phage tail assembly protein T encodes the protein MSLALRLGRTLHELRETLTASELKMWLAFDRISPIGDWRGDIQAAQLSTAILNAQGGKATISEMVLKWGAAEEEEEISGLEEWMSGL
- a CDS encoding phage head closure protein, producing the protein MRAGGLRDRITLQNFIPVRLPSGQVQSQWVDVKSGIYAEIKAISGRELMTAGAEKAEATIRIWMRYRPDVVSSSRIICESGPFKGQTLEISGPPIPDDQMTQLEILCTQGVKT
- a CDS encoding phage tail tube protein, with product MSSKFEKTQGMTVGVSSAPVTVDEFNASTFPDAITFLEAQCATKEVTYTGGQKSDIDVTTLCSTEQEQTNGLAAPAEMALTRNWVGDEEARQALQTAYDNDELRVLKVVFASGNGYYALIEVRQSSWSATTSSVVAATYSLRVRGKPKPIVVSGS
- a CDS encoding HK97-gp10 family putative phage morphogenesis protein, with translation MIDTKLDFSGLLDLSDDLMALSKAENRKVMRDATRAAATVFKDEVVKRAPVRTGKLKKNIVVMTQRDRDGNIASGVHIRGTNPRTGNSDNRLKTNDSRNAFYWRFVELGTSKQPAVPFVRPAYDARQEEAAKVAFARANQAIDEILTK
- a CDS encoding head-tail connector protein codes for the protein MIDLNTVKEHCRIDADFAGDDSLLEIYTGAAKRYVETWTRRKLYETSSDEGFTEDEDHLLLDDDIRIAMLLMISHWYENREISVTGTISTLPLAVDVLLQSHRIYGV
- a CDS encoding phage tail assembly chaperone, with translation MPKTAQPKVSPLSLRALALAPSSGFRTKVITVPEWDGVKIMLREPSGEAWAKFREIVTPPEPAEGQEPQKLTMQEEFIRNKKADVVMFIDVLLDEAGNRVFSTEDEDTVSEIYGPVHSRLLSQALNLGMSQEVAEAK
- a CDS encoding phage major capsid protein, translated to MSEVNELLTKVSAKLDKVSAEFSEKAEKALNEAKASGQLSTDTKAAVDKIATEHNVLNEALKSLKASVGDLEQHVASMPLNAAKDVVQTVGQQLVSAEAMKDIRSSMEGGKRISVPVKAALTTVDVPGQIVPPTRLPGIDQTPKQRLFIRDLIAPGRTQSNTIYYVKQTGFTNNASVVPENTTKPYSEIAFAEETTPVRTIAHMFKASKQILDDFAQLQSTVEAEMNYGLKYVEEQEILFGDGTGAHLKGIIPQATAFNPAFAVEKQSGIDVLRLAMLQAQLARFPASGHVLHFTDWARIELTKDELGRYILANPAQLTTPTLWGLPVVATEAAQFLGKFLTGAFNSGAQLFDREDANVVISTENADDFEKNMISIRCEERLALAVYRPEAFVWGDLVASGS
- a CDS encoding DUF3168 domain-containing protein; this encodes MTEAQIYSLIGGLAGGQVYPYVVPLNPQGDPSVSPPWAVFTVVSEVFGDTLCGPAEETGTLQVDVYALTTDEARNIREQIAAALAPLQFTQLNKTNGYETDTGLYRATLEIQSQQ